The Bactrocera tryoni isolate S06 unplaced genomic scaffold, CSIRO_BtryS06_freeze2 scaffold_517, whole genome shotgun sequence genome has a segment encoding these proteins:
- the LOC120781285 gene encoding uncharacterized protein LOC120781285 isoform X2 produces the protein MAASTSDNYKVPSTSKISVDKLLRVGYYELEKTIGKGNFAVVKLASNIVTKSKVAIKIIDKTCLNREYLTKTFREISILKSLRHPHITRLYEVMQSETMIYLVTEYASNGEIFDHLAENGPMKELEAARVFTQLVSAVQYCHSMGVVHRDLKAENVLLDKDMNIKLADFGFSNRYEEGSPLTTWCGSPPYAAPEVFQGLEYDGPKADIWSLGVVLYALVCGALPFNGDTLLELKGRVVTGKFRIPYFMSRDCEHLLRNMLVVEPDRRYTLKQIIKHRWLSDWAAELNDISESIGGCSSGANTAAYTQQTESNSLVQSDSNISVHPHGPVAVANLDTEIMRNMLQLPGLTADMIAESVHNQRFDNIYAIYNLLADKLQQKRREHHRMQHQAAYSRLRKTSITTGVVDRSEPIKQESVDRLSPLTNTNGLQGGLGFQWTDVAVDLEKFSDFELECLARPNESQNQNHLCANASGNGGNTRRHTVGPGDVAHEQALANPNVAPINFKCSPENKDETGPYLPMNLPMLQNQPLHNLTIKDQHLLKPPMVMGASSFGRRASDGGANLHIYYPSTGSNTHQVTGQTQQMEGNTYYINPNVANTSGLSGASTDRHTVASMREQTHLSQLGVGDTVSEENSEEIQKYIQIRGKRHTVSCTEDLSIQHHPGETCPVCGVYEPPVVPQIPTIMSPQSGTGGTSGGGGMRTRRTGLLTVTERPPGRYSPVRRASEGSKTQFQGPLQECQYLQKVSAQRNFLIAPTPPLSENSISLPGSPIHGKPAPHMVFRRGQDLEVPPEAVRALMPHLDRLVKEHRLSTEVANKIVSTGIVPLDLACHLGLTAHSGNVAVSGGHLDMTSMHQAAMYSLSVSPLSLPNSANTSVIGAMSGPLTTQQPSCSHNMGTYSKQMLGKGPYQQQHHFGLVHPQMHHPSNGIVGQFSHITLSQGVVASPSGGLFSGSNSSSGCQSPIYSSFSGSSSPNPYIPGTGPFNSNSISGNGGGGSSPLHQITKGISVLSTGGGGSITRGTSAASEIASSATSIASAATAVNQPLDLSMDVCTSDHNTEIPINTFAQQHVNWMIPQLSTFDLKPLNLSPAQPVRVVPTPPASPNLCIIQEENANGQMHHTISTGTPHVGCTGGLINEDISSFQPSHPQICLTDVQGSEITLVALSSENSRDSDCDSLEPPAQLMSLQGLIITESSSDMPSITRGTGRKTSLECAGDSSSIRLESDASATNNVSESNRRGSDKSLGFSDDSLSNDSNNLSPCQEPSASSGFKSESHSEIGDHTEGHLSPDSICDSRRMSEEMCYEVPLPHECSNLDPTRILELVKQTIDQTMPPKGAVLHKGLSEEYSGVAGASSANAEARISNASNATSESSATSMDTNSSTSGCCGSFVGIGSSTSTNLSLEYSGGLQIELQVCEGRSRDNQIAGKGIKLRRISGDQFEYGKLCQQLINKLTMQQVAG, from the exons ATGGCAGCCTCAACTTCGGATAACTACAAAGTTCCCTCGACAAGTAAAATTTCTGTAGATAAACTGCTGCGAGTTGGCTATTATGAACTGGAGAAGACGATTGGCAAAGGAAATTTTGCAGTTGTGAAATTGGCGTCGAATATTGTCACTAAATCAAAG GTAGCGATTAAAATCATTGATAAGACTTGCCTTAATCGGGAGTACCTAACCAAAACATTCCgcgaaatttccattttaaaatCATTACGTCATCCACATATTACCCGCCTCTATGAGGTGATGCAGTCAGAAACAATGATCTATCTTGTCACCGAATATGCTTCAAACGGTGAGATATTCGATCATCTAGCGGAGAATGGACCCATGAAGGAGCTCGAAGCAGCGCGTGTATTCACACAATTAGTCTCTGCTGTGCAATACTGTCATTCTATGGGTGTAGTGCATCGAGATCTCAAGGCGGAAAATGTGCTACTCGATAAAGATATGAACATCAAG CTTGCCGATTTTGGCTTCAGTAATCGGTACGAAGAGGGCAGTCCATTAACTACATGGTGCGGCTCACCACCATATGCCGCACCTGAAGTTTTTCAAGGCCTGGAATATGATGGACCTAAAGCGGATATCTGGAGTCTGGGTGTAGTGCTATATGCTTTGGTATGTGGTGCATTACCTTTCAATGGTGACACACTGCTAGAATTAAAAGGACGCGTAGTTACTGGAAAGTTTCGCATTCCTTACTTCATGTCAAGag ATTGCGAGCACCTATTACGTAATATGTTGGTAGTTGAGCCGGATCGCCGATATACattgaaacaaattattaaacatCGTTGGCTTAGCGATTGGGCAGCGGAACTGAACGACATCAGTGAAAGCATTGGGGGATGTAGTAGTGGCGCCAACACCGCGGCATATACGCAACAGACGGAAAGTAATTCACTTGTTCAAAGCGATAGCAACATTAGTGTTCATCCGCATGGACCCGTGGCTGTTGCTAATCTGGATACAGAGATAATGAGAAATATGCTGCAGTTGCCCGGACTGACTGCCGATATGATTGCTGAATCGGTGCATAACCAACGATTCGATAATATCTATGCCATCTACAATTTGCTTGCCGATAAACTGCAACAAAAGCGGCGTGAGCATCATAGGATGCAACACCAAGCCGCTTATTCAAG ATTACGCAAAACCAGCATCACTACGGGTGTAGTCGACCGTTCTGAACCCATTAAGCAAGAATCAGTTGATCGCTTGAGTCCGCTGACCAACACAAATGGGCTACAAGGCGGCTTAGGCTTCCAATGGACTGATGTTGCGGTGGATTTGGAGAAATTTAGCGACTTTGAATTGGAATGTCTGGCGCGACCAAATGAG tcacaaaatcaaaatcatttgTGTGCCAATGCTAGTGGAAACGGTGGTAATACACGGCGACACACTGTAGGACCTGGTGATGTGGCACACGAGCAAGCACTTGCCAACCCAAATGTGGCGCCAATCAATTTCAAATGTTCTCCTGAAAATAAGGATGAGACTGGCCCATACTTGCCGATGAACCTGCCAATGTTACAGAATCAACCTTTGCACAATTTAACTATTAAGGATCAGCATCTTTTGAAACCTCCAATGGTGATGGGCGCAA GTTCATTTGGACGTCGTGCATCAGATGGTGGTGCAAATCTGCATATTTATTATCCCTCGACGGGGAGTAATACGCACCAAGTAACTGGGCAAACGCAACAGATGGAAGGAAACACGTACTATATTAACCCGAACGTAGCTAATACGAGCGGACTGAGTGGGGCCTCGACCGATAGACATACGGTGGCCAGTATGCGTGAACAAACCCATTTATCTCAATTGGGAGTGGGAGATACTGTTAGCGAGGAGAACAGCGAGGAGATACAAAA ATATATTCAAATTCGTGGAAAACGACACACAGTCAGTTGCACCGAAGACCTATCAATACAGCACCATCCGGGCGAAACTTGCCCAGTTTGTGGTGTATATGAACCGCCTGTAGTGCCACAAATTCCCACAATCATGTCGCCACAGTCGGGAACTGGCGGAACAAGTGGTGGTGGTGGAATGCGCACGCGACGTACCGGTCTACTTACAGTTACGGAACGCCCGCCAG GCCGATATAGCCCAGTACGACGTGCTTCAGAAGGCTCTAAAACGCAATTCCAAGGACCGCTGCAAGAATGTCAGTATCTACAAAAAGTATCGGCACAACGTAACTTTCTAATCGCTCCAACACCCCCACTTTCTGAGAACTCGATTAGTTTGCCTG GTTCTCCTATACACGGTAAGCCCGCTCCACATATGGTGTTCCGACGCGGTCAGGATCTGGAAGTTCCACCAGAAGCAGTGCGTGCTCTGATGCCACATCTGGATCGCCTCGTCAAGGAGCACCGTCTCAGTACAGAAGTGgcaaacaaaattgtttctACTGGAATTGTGCCTTTGGACTTGGCCTGTCATTTGGGATTGACGGCACATTCCGGAAATGTCGCAGTGAGTGGTGGTCACCTAGATATGACGTCAATGCATCAGGCTGCAATGTATAGTTTAAGTGTTTCGCCACTATCTTTGCCAAATAGCGCCAATACAAGCGTTATCGGCGCTATGAGTGGACCCCTAACTACTCAACAACCATCTTGCAGCCACAATATGGGCACATACTCGAAACAAATGTTAGGGAAAGGACCGTATCAACAGCAGCATCATTTTGGACTGGTGCATCCACAAATGCACCATCCTAGTAATGGTATTGTGGGACAATTCAGTCACATAACCCTTAGTCAGGGTGTGGTTGCATCTCCGAGTGGTGGACTCTTCAGTGGTTCAAATAGCAGCAGTGGTTGTCAGTCACCAATCTATAGTAGCTTTAGTGGCTCTTCTTCGCCAAATCCTTATATTCCAGGCACTGGACCATTTAATTCTAACTCCATTAGTGGCAATGGTGGTGGCGGATCTTCGCCACTTCATCAAATAACCAAAGGTATTTCGGTATTATCTACGGGTGGAGGCGGTTCCATTACCCGTGGCACATCAGCTGCTAGTGAAATTGCATCATCCGCTACGTCCATAGCTTCAGCTGCTACTGCTGTCAATCAGCCCTTAGACCTTTCCATGGATGTGTGTACATCTGACCACAATACTGAGATACCAATCAATACGTTTGCTCAACAACATGTGAATTGGATGATACCACAGTTATCTACCTTTGATCTCAAACCTCTAAATTTGTCCCCAGCGCAACCTGTACGAGTGGTACCCACGCCTCCCGCCTCTCCTAATCTCTGTATAATACAAGAAGAGAATGCTAATGGACAGATGCATCATACAATTTCAACTGGGACACCGCATGTCGGTTGCACCGGTGGCCTTATCAATGAAGACATATCATCTTTTCAACCTTCTCATCCACAAATATGTCTTACGGACGTGCAAGGTAGCGAAATCACACTAGTAGCATTGAGTTCGGAAAATAGTCGAGATAGTGATTGCGATTCACTGGAACCACCCGCACAGCTGATGTCTTTGCAA GGCCTCATAATAACTGAATCCTCCAGTGATATGCCTTCGATCACACGCGGTACCGGACGTAAAACTAGTTTGGAGTGTGCAGGTGATAGCTCGTCAATCCGTTTGGAAAGCGATGCTAGTGCAACGAACAATGTTAGCGAGTCGAATCGCCGCGGAAGTGATAAGTCCCTTGGCTTCTCCGACGATTCATTAAGTAATGATTCCAACAATCTGTCACCATGTCAAGAACCATCTGCCAGTTCAGGTTTTAAATCGGAATCGCATTCTGAGATTGGCGATCATACGGAGGGACATTTGTCGCCCGATTCCATTTGTGACTCTCGCCGTATGTCCGAGGAAATGTGTTACGAAGTTCCGTTACCACATGAATGCTCTAACCTCGATCCGACACGCATACTGGAATTAGTCAAACAAACCATCGACCAAACAATGCCACCGAAAGGAGCAGTCCTTCACAAAGGGCTGTCTGAAGAGTATAGTGGCGTAGCTGGTGCTTCGAGTGCGAATGCTGAGGCACGTATAAGCAATGCTTCGAATGCTACCAGTGAATCATCGGCAACCTCAATGGACACTAACAGTAGCACCTCCGGCTGCTGTGGGAGCTTTGTCGGCATCGGCAGCAGCACAAGTACAAATCTCAGCTTAGAATACTCGGGCGGTTTGCAAATAGAGTTACAAGTGTGCGAAGGTCGTAGCCGTGACAACCAAATAGCCGGCAAAGGTATCAAACTACGACGCATCTCGGGGGACCAATTCGAATATGGAAAATTATGTCAGCAACTGATCAATAAGCTGACCATGCAACAGGTCGCTGGTTAA
- the LOC120781285 gene encoding uncharacterized protein LOC120781285 isoform X1, whose amino-acid sequence MAASTSDNYKVPSTSKISVDKLLRVGYYELEKTIGKGNFAVVKLASNIVTKSKVAIKIIDKTCLNREYLTKTFREISILKSLRHPHITRLYEVMQSETMIYLVTEYASNGEIFDHLAENGPMKELEAARVFTQLVSAVQYCHSMGVVHRDLKAENVLLDKDMNIKLADFGFSNRYEEGSPLTTWCGSPPYAAPEVFQGLEYDGPKADIWSLGVVLYALVCGALPFNGDTLLELKGRVVTGKFRIPYFMSRDCEHLLRNMLVVEPDRRYTLKQIIKHRWLSDWAAELNDISESIGGCSSGANTAAYTQQTESNSLVQSDSNISVHPHGPVAVANLDTEIMRNMLQLPGLTADMIAESVHNQRFDNIYAIYNLLADKLQQKRREHHRMQHQAAYSRLRKTSITTGVVDRSEPIKQESVDRLSPLTNTNGLQGGLGFQWTDVAVDLEKFSDFELECLARPNESQNQNHLCANASGNGGNTRRHTVGPGDVAHEQALANPNVAPINFKCSPENKDETGPYLPMNLPMLQNQPLHNLTIKDQHLLKPPMVMGASSFGRRASDGGANLHIYYPSTGSNTHQVTGQTQQMEGNTYYINPNVANTSGLSGASTDRHTVASMREQTHLSQLGVGDTVSEENSEEIQKYIQIRGKRHTVSCTEDLSIQHHPGETCPVCGVYEPPVVPQIPTIMSPQSGTGGTSGGGGMRTRRTGLLTVTERPPVISPELIREVESRMNRNYLPPALKMQQHQSHTHSHCAPNPTLSQSPPTSSLMTYHTSSSSNILPAQALSNAALAGQQGPPSATGNNRRVHFKSTNKLPTVQEVGRYSPVRRASEGSKTQFQGPLQECQYLQKVSAQRNFLIAPTPPLSENSISLPGSPIHGKPAPHMVFRRGQDLEVPPEAVRALMPHLDRLVKEHRLSTEVANKIVSTGIVPLDLACHLGLTAHSGNVAVSGGHLDMTSMHQAAMYSLSVSPLSLPNSANTSVIGAMSGPLTTQQPSCSHNMGTYSKQMLGKGPYQQQHHFGLVHPQMHHPSNGIVGQFSHITLSQGVVASPSGGLFSGSNSSSGCQSPIYSSFSGSSSPNPYIPGTGPFNSNSISGNGGGGSSPLHQITKGISVLSTGGGGSITRGTSAASEIASSATSIASAATAVNQPLDLSMDVCTSDHNTEIPINTFAQQHVNWMIPQLSTFDLKPLNLSPAQPVRVVPTPPASPNLCIIQEENANGQMHHTISTGTPHVGCTGGLINEDISSFQPSHPQICLTDVQGSEITLVALSSENSRDSDCDSLEPPAQLMSLQGLIITESSSDMPSITRGTGRKTSLECAGDSSSIRLESDASATNNVSESNRRGSDKSLGFSDDSLSNDSNNLSPCQEPSASSGFKSESHSEIGDHTEGHLSPDSICDSRRMSEEMCYEVPLPHECSNLDPTRILELVKQTIDQTMPPKGAVLHKGLSEEYSGVAGASSANAEARISNASNATSESSATSMDTNSSTSGCCGSFVGIGSSTSTNLSLEYSGGLQIELQVCEGRSRDNQIAGKGIKLRRISGDQFEYGKLCQQLINKLTMQQVAG is encoded by the exons ATGGCAGCCTCAACTTCGGATAACTACAAAGTTCCCTCGACAAGTAAAATTTCTGTAGATAAACTGCTGCGAGTTGGCTATTATGAACTGGAGAAGACGATTGGCAAAGGAAATTTTGCAGTTGTGAAATTGGCGTCGAATATTGTCACTAAATCAAAG GTAGCGATTAAAATCATTGATAAGACTTGCCTTAATCGGGAGTACCTAACCAAAACATTCCgcgaaatttccattttaaaatCATTACGTCATCCACATATTACCCGCCTCTATGAGGTGATGCAGTCAGAAACAATGATCTATCTTGTCACCGAATATGCTTCAAACGGTGAGATATTCGATCATCTAGCGGAGAATGGACCCATGAAGGAGCTCGAAGCAGCGCGTGTATTCACACAATTAGTCTCTGCTGTGCAATACTGTCATTCTATGGGTGTAGTGCATCGAGATCTCAAGGCGGAAAATGTGCTACTCGATAAAGATATGAACATCAAG CTTGCCGATTTTGGCTTCAGTAATCGGTACGAAGAGGGCAGTCCATTAACTACATGGTGCGGCTCACCACCATATGCCGCACCTGAAGTTTTTCAAGGCCTGGAATATGATGGACCTAAAGCGGATATCTGGAGTCTGGGTGTAGTGCTATATGCTTTGGTATGTGGTGCATTACCTTTCAATGGTGACACACTGCTAGAATTAAAAGGACGCGTAGTTACTGGAAAGTTTCGCATTCCTTACTTCATGTCAAGag ATTGCGAGCACCTATTACGTAATATGTTGGTAGTTGAGCCGGATCGCCGATATACattgaaacaaattattaaacatCGTTGGCTTAGCGATTGGGCAGCGGAACTGAACGACATCAGTGAAAGCATTGGGGGATGTAGTAGTGGCGCCAACACCGCGGCATATACGCAACAGACGGAAAGTAATTCACTTGTTCAAAGCGATAGCAACATTAGTGTTCATCCGCATGGACCCGTGGCTGTTGCTAATCTGGATACAGAGATAATGAGAAATATGCTGCAGTTGCCCGGACTGACTGCCGATATGATTGCTGAATCGGTGCATAACCAACGATTCGATAATATCTATGCCATCTACAATTTGCTTGCCGATAAACTGCAACAAAAGCGGCGTGAGCATCATAGGATGCAACACCAAGCCGCTTATTCAAG ATTACGCAAAACCAGCATCACTACGGGTGTAGTCGACCGTTCTGAACCCATTAAGCAAGAATCAGTTGATCGCTTGAGTCCGCTGACCAACACAAATGGGCTACAAGGCGGCTTAGGCTTCCAATGGACTGATGTTGCGGTGGATTTGGAGAAATTTAGCGACTTTGAATTGGAATGTCTGGCGCGACCAAATGAG tcacaaaatcaaaatcatttgTGTGCCAATGCTAGTGGAAACGGTGGTAATACACGGCGACACACTGTAGGACCTGGTGATGTGGCACACGAGCAAGCACTTGCCAACCCAAATGTGGCGCCAATCAATTTCAAATGTTCTCCTGAAAATAAGGATGAGACTGGCCCATACTTGCCGATGAACCTGCCAATGTTACAGAATCAACCTTTGCACAATTTAACTATTAAGGATCAGCATCTTTTGAAACCTCCAATGGTGATGGGCGCAA GTTCATTTGGACGTCGTGCATCAGATGGTGGTGCAAATCTGCATATTTATTATCCCTCGACGGGGAGTAATACGCACCAAGTAACTGGGCAAACGCAACAGATGGAAGGAAACACGTACTATATTAACCCGAACGTAGCTAATACGAGCGGACTGAGTGGGGCCTCGACCGATAGACATACGGTGGCCAGTATGCGTGAACAAACCCATTTATCTCAATTGGGAGTGGGAGATACTGTTAGCGAGGAGAACAGCGAGGAGATACAAAA ATATATTCAAATTCGTGGAAAACGACACACAGTCAGTTGCACCGAAGACCTATCAATACAGCACCATCCGGGCGAAACTTGCCCAGTTTGTGGTGTATATGAACCGCCTGTAGTGCCACAAATTCCCACAATCATGTCGCCACAGTCGGGAACTGGCGGAACAAGTGGTGGTGGTGGAATGCGCACGCGACGTACCGGTCTACTTACAGTTACGGAACGCCCGCCAG TTATTAGTCCCGAACTCATACGTGAAGTGGAATCGCGTATGAATCGAAATTACCTGCCACCTGCTTTGAAAATGCAGCAACATCAATCGCATACACATTCTCATTGCGCACCGAATCCCACACTCAGTCAATCCCCTCCCACGAGCAGCCTAATGACTTACCATACGTCGTCAAGTTCCAATATTTTGCCAGCACAGGCATTGAGCAATGCAGCTTTGGCGGGGCAACAAGGTCCTCCAAGCGCCACTGGAAATAATAGACGAGTCCATTTCAAGTCCACAAATAAACTTCCAACAGTCCAAGAAGTTG GCCGATATAGCCCAGTACGACGTGCTTCAGAAGGCTCTAAAACGCAATTCCAAGGACCGCTGCAAGAATGTCAGTATCTACAAAAAGTATCGGCACAACGTAACTTTCTAATCGCTCCAACACCCCCACTTTCTGAGAACTCGATTAGTTTGCCTG GTTCTCCTATACACGGTAAGCCCGCTCCACATATGGTGTTCCGACGCGGTCAGGATCTGGAAGTTCCACCAGAAGCAGTGCGTGCTCTGATGCCACATCTGGATCGCCTCGTCAAGGAGCACCGTCTCAGTACAGAAGTGgcaaacaaaattgtttctACTGGAATTGTGCCTTTGGACTTGGCCTGTCATTTGGGATTGACGGCACATTCCGGAAATGTCGCAGTGAGTGGTGGTCACCTAGATATGACGTCAATGCATCAGGCTGCAATGTATAGTTTAAGTGTTTCGCCACTATCTTTGCCAAATAGCGCCAATACAAGCGTTATCGGCGCTATGAGTGGACCCCTAACTACTCAACAACCATCTTGCAGCCACAATATGGGCACATACTCGAAACAAATGTTAGGGAAAGGACCGTATCAACAGCAGCATCATTTTGGACTGGTGCATCCACAAATGCACCATCCTAGTAATGGTATTGTGGGACAATTCAGTCACATAACCCTTAGTCAGGGTGTGGTTGCATCTCCGAGTGGTGGACTCTTCAGTGGTTCAAATAGCAGCAGTGGTTGTCAGTCACCAATCTATAGTAGCTTTAGTGGCTCTTCTTCGCCAAATCCTTATATTCCAGGCACTGGACCATTTAATTCTAACTCCATTAGTGGCAATGGTGGTGGCGGATCTTCGCCACTTCATCAAATAACCAAAGGTATTTCGGTATTATCTACGGGTGGAGGCGGTTCCATTACCCGTGGCACATCAGCTGCTAGTGAAATTGCATCATCCGCTACGTCCATAGCTTCAGCTGCTACTGCTGTCAATCAGCCCTTAGACCTTTCCATGGATGTGTGTACATCTGACCACAATACTGAGATACCAATCAATACGTTTGCTCAACAACATGTGAATTGGATGATACCACAGTTATCTACCTTTGATCTCAAACCTCTAAATTTGTCCCCAGCGCAACCTGTACGAGTGGTACCCACGCCTCCCGCCTCTCCTAATCTCTGTATAATACAAGAAGAGAATGCTAATGGACAGATGCATCATACAATTTCAACTGGGACACCGCATGTCGGTTGCACCGGTGGCCTTATCAATGAAGACATATCATCTTTTCAACCTTCTCATCCACAAATATGTCTTACGGACGTGCAAGGTAGCGAAATCACACTAGTAGCATTGAGTTCGGAAAATAGTCGAGATAGTGATTGCGATTCACTGGAACCACCCGCACAGCTGATGTCTTTGCAA GGCCTCATAATAACTGAATCCTCCAGTGATATGCCTTCGATCACACGCGGTACCGGACGTAAAACTAGTTTGGAGTGTGCAGGTGATAGCTCGTCAATCCGTTTGGAAAGCGATGCTAGTGCAACGAACAATGTTAGCGAGTCGAATCGCCGCGGAAGTGATAAGTCCCTTGGCTTCTCCGACGATTCATTAAGTAATGATTCCAACAATCTGTCACCATGTCAAGAACCATCTGCCAGTTCAGGTTTTAAATCGGAATCGCATTCTGAGATTGGCGATCATACGGAGGGACATTTGTCGCCCGATTCCATTTGTGACTCTCGCCGTATGTCCGAGGAAATGTGTTACGAAGTTCCGTTACCACATGAATGCTCTAACCTCGATCCGACACGCATACTGGAATTAGTCAAACAAACCATCGACCAAACAATGCCACCGAAAGGAGCAGTCCTTCACAAAGGGCTGTCTGAAGAGTATAGTGGCGTAGCTGGTGCTTCGAGTGCGAATGCTGAGGCACGTATAAGCAATGCTTCGAATGCTACCAGTGAATCATCGGCAACCTCAATGGACACTAACAGTAGCACCTCCGGCTGCTGTGGGAGCTTTGTCGGCATCGGCAGCAGCACAAGTACAAATCTCAGCTTAGAATACTCGGGCGGTTTGCAAATAGAGTTACAAGTGTGCGAAGGTCGTAGCCGTGACAACCAAATAGCCGGCAAAGGTATCAAACTACGACGCATCTCGGGGGACCAATTCGAATATGGAAAATTATGTCAGCAACTGATCAATAAGCTGACCATGCAACAGGTCGCTGGTTAA
- the LOC120781212 gene encoding uncharacterized protein LOC120781212 has product MKHMNLHVTSRYVKRRQIKKSENRLGKNPIISWKIMRVVGKIHNSKPKMAADSIGPTTCLEAVPSQRATKVAGNAELGLRKKKSYTSLLCELTRLKSQQKYLECNQAKLNATHYEDPPVSGRSKNNKTSQMINEIETLKAYLEDSLKTYRDNCYCEVQELRQVVSSIREDVQPQRLSQCSLPELRERIINTNTQLIQLCDKNEKELEKLRNECEKIEGDNKVIVNV; this is encoded by the coding sequence ATGAAGCACATGAATCTGCACGTGACAAGTAGATACGTTAAGAGGCGACAAATCAAGAAATCAGAAAATCGACTTGGCAAAAATCCTATAATCAGCTGGAAAATAATGAGGGTCGTAGGGAAAATTCATAATTCAAAACCTAAAATGGCTGCAGACTCAATTGGGCCCACAACATGCTTAGAAGCAGTGCCTTCACAAAGAGCGACAAAAGTCGCCGGCAATGCCGAGCTGGGCTTGCGTAAGAAAAAATCTTACACATCGCTTCTTTGCGAGCTGACACGTCTTAAGTCCCAGCAAAAGTATCTCGAATGTAATCAGGCCAAGTTAAATGCGACTCACTATGAGGATCCACCGGTTAGCGGAAgaagtaaaaacaataaaacatcaCAAAtgataaatgaaattgaaaccCTTAAAGCGTATTTAGAAGACAGCTTGAAAACTTATCGGGACAACTGTTATTGTGAAGTGCAAGAATTGCGCCAAGTGGTCAGCTCCATACGCGAAGATGTTCAGCCCCAGCGTTTGAGCCAGTGCTCATTGCCGGAATTGCGTGAGCGCATTATTAATACGAATACACAACTAATACAACTCTGCgacaaaaacgaaaaagaatTGGAAAAACTGCGCAATGAGTGTGAAAAGATAGAGGGCGACAATAAAGTTATCGTGAATGTTTGA